One Eubacterium sp. AB3007 genomic window, AGGTAGGAAGGCAGCACAGGATTCCAAGAGAGCTGCTTTGTTCACAAAGTACGCGAAGACGATCACGGTAGCAGCGAAGGACGGAGGAGATCCGGAATACAATGCAAGCCTGAGAGTCGCCATCGAGAAGGCGAAGAGCATCGGCATGCCGAACGATAACATCACCCGTGCCATCAAGAAAGGTACAGGTGAGATCGAGGGAGCATCCTATGATGAGTTGAAGTTTGAGGGATACGGCGCCGGTGGTGTGGCCATCATCGTAGATTGCCTGACTGACAACACCAACCGTACGACATCAGCAGTCAGATCTTTGTTCGACAAGCACGGTGGAAATCTGGGAACTCCGGGATGCGTCACCTATATGTTCGACCGGAAGGGCGTCATCATCCTGGAGAAGGGTGATCTTGACGAAGATACAGTCATGGATGCAGCTCTGGAGGCTGGTGCAGAAGATATGATCACCAACGAGGACAACTTCCAGATCCTGACGGATCCTTCGGACTATCCTGCTGTGGATGATGCATTGAGAAAGGCCGGGTTCGAGATCGTAGAGTCTGAGGTGGAATACGTACCCTCTGTGGAGAGCACCCCTGATGAGAAGGACCTGAAGAAACTGAAGAAATTGGTCACTTTCCTTGAGGACAACGACGACGTGCAGAACGTACACACCAACTGCGCTGTTGATCTGGACGAGGTCGAGTAGTTTTTTGAACAATAGGGCGAAATCCGTATTTCTACGGGTTTTGCCCTTTTGTATTCTTGACCTGTCCGCGTAGATATTGTACAATAGAATTGCCTGGAACATGCGTTAAGGGCTCTTAATTGAACCTACATCACCAACAAGGGAACCTGGATCTCTCCGTGGATGGCATGCCTCCATCGAGTGGACGTCAGAAGCCGGGAGCAGGGTACCCACCTATCATATTTGATAGGCGTCAATTAAGTCCTGACGGTGTTTTGGGTATTTTTATATTATCTAACGGATAGAAAAGAGGCAGTACATGGCGAAGCGGATCATTATCATAGACGGGAACAGCTTACTGAACCGGGCGTACTAT contains:
- a CDS encoding YebC/PmpR family DNA-binding transcriptional regulator: MGRHGTIAGRKAAQDSKRAALFTKYAKTITVAAKDGGDPEYNASLRVAIEKAKSIGMPNDNITRAIKKGTGEIEGASYDELKFEGYGAGGVAIIVDCLTDNTNRTTSAVRSLFDKHGGNLGTPGCVTYMFDRKGVIILEKGDLDEDTVMDAALEAGAEDMITNEDNFQILTDPSDYPAVDDALRKAGFEIVESEVEYVPSVESTPDEKDLKKLKKLVTFLEDNDDVQNVHTNCAVDLDEVE